A region of Nitrosomonas stercoris DNA encodes the following proteins:
- a CDS encoding IS5 family transposase ISStma16, with amino-acid sequence MKNTDTADQKGYDAGKKVSGIKRHIAVDTLGLPHAIAVTTAEVTDRNGALQALKRCRSSLGQVQGLLCDGGYTGAPFAESVQEILGKPVTVQIAKRSKLHTFKVMPRRWIVERSFAWLEKCRRLWKNCERKLDTSLQLIHLAFLALLLRRS; translated from the coding sequence GTGAAGAATACAGACACGGCTGACCAGAAAGGCTATGACGCCGGCAAGAAGGTGTCGGGCATCAAGCGCCATATCGCTGTTGATACCTTGGGGTTGCCGCACGCCATTGCAGTGACGACAGCGGAAGTGACTGACCGTAACGGTGCATTGCAGGCCTTGAAGCGTTGCAGATCGAGTTTAGGGCAAGTACAAGGTTTGCTGTGTGACGGTGGCTATACTGGAGCACCATTTGCCGAAAGTGTGCAAGAAATTCTGGGCAAACCTGTCACCGTGCAGATCGCCAAACGCAGCAAACTGCATACCTTCAAGGTTATGCCCAGGCGCTGGATAGTGGAACGTAGTTTCGCCTGGCTGGAAAAGTGCCGAAGATTATGGAAAAACTGCGAACGTAAACTTGATACCAGCTTGCAGCTCATTCATTTGGCTTTCTTGGCACTATTACTCAGAAGATCGTAA